From the genome of Triticum aestivum cultivar Chinese Spring chromosome 3B, IWGSC CS RefSeq v2.1, whole genome shotgun sequence, one region includes:
- the LOC123071876 gene encoding uncharacterized protein, which yields MEVDTLQDAQETKNGGNDFKENGSLDPVVYQLVRVEGDGTLVPPTEDEVLQIEQFLDDKVDLPSIDDVGNVEDFFTNDCMLLKEPDFEEGYSELETNGEIHTQQFDADLEVDRLKPSVDSLDIPSKCTVDHDHKPDKLNTEQGDNNIVHQDNASTETPKSTVLNDSCSAEKEKTDACSRSVNNSSTGPSISGVTSSVPDFSILRGEVCLDNLTIRELQEAFRATFGRETTVKDKLWLKRRITMGLTNSCDVQSSGCVVKDYKIVCKDAKHELPTIEGIPKAEVEATSLVRYQVLGPGNERDTPSCSYYRSEDQQRSSNRLKGVSTDNDESEGTLQDEQGAAKRLRKPTKRYIEELSDTETLDSTGKLSSPGKRAAHGEVLLRQRVTPLQEVDSLSITYPTRKDTFGGFSVHVPYASRMRRGRPRRNFISFLDDDPPVECPEVQMAVETMSGKDGEHVNHVNSAVEVPLMKNTEKKGGHIETAEKKGGHIETADNKEIHSIEADDICRSDAKTKTKRGLKRKHHRAWTLSEVLKLVDGVAQFGPGKWSEIRRLSFASYSYRTSVDLKDKWRNLIRASQTQLSPENDVIITPPISTYTDAQLFFFQSAQLFPSCPVCSWITDYSLSSLFNGAEQGVCPRKSNPSIIPVPPAILLRVKELAELQPQAGNLAAAIKFSGQSSKVAQGRDVDLTKYQIFGMSRYFSERNVSGIDPIEHYKNIISELLLGKEGTFSTGVIKQTGVVMAQYNRKAGEDSLPLFMEEIRGLSKCDMERLKHALHEVFTILSDEVDEIFGYIFALSEFRSKKLPSIHGSGSYEDGIAPPSVKKQKTVTVSTIDAYEESHGHIDSDIFAQLTRDIRLIEESGKTRQEAAEMFSDGLLRKLAKMERGVYNLLDTVASKCRSMTTPEKIELGRRIRKLPETALDYMVEVVKMRRPEISVSDKVSFNLGRLDDTTLWRLYYYVETALKAKRDRTVTPP from the exons ATGGAAGTGGATACTCTACAAGATGCTCAGGAGACTAAGAATGGAGGGAATGACTTTAAAGAGAATGGCAGTTTGGATCCCGTGGTTTACCAGCTAGTTCGG GTTGAAGGTGATGGAACGCTTGTTCCTCCTACGGAGGATGAAGTCCTGCAGATTGAACAGTTTCTTGATGACAAGGTTGATCTGCCTTCTATTGATGATGTAGGAAATGTGGAGGATTTTTTTACTAATGACTGCATGCTTCTGAAGGAGCCTGACTTTGAAG AGGGGTATTCCGAATTAGAGACTAATGGTGAAATACATACACAACAGTTTGATGCTGACCTAGAG GTAGACAGGTTAAAACCGTCGGTTGACTCGCTTGATATTCCCTCGAAGTGTACAGTTGATCATGATCACAAACCAGATAAACTGAACACGGAACAAGGCGATAACAACATTGTTCACCAGGACAATGCTTCCACCGAGACTCCAAAATCAACAGTATTAAATGACTCTTGCAGTGCTGAAAAAGAAAAGACCGATGCTTGTTCAAGATCTGTAAATAACTCATCTACAGGACCATCTATCTCTGGAGTTACTAGTTCAGTTCCTGACTTCTCTATTTTAAGAGGAGAAGTCTGTTTGGATAATCTTACAATTAGAGAACTTCAGGAAGCATTTAGAGCCACATTTGGGCGCGAAACTACTGTCAAGGACAAGTTATGGCTCAAAAGACGGATTACCATGGGATTGACCAATTCCTGCGATGTTCAAAGTTCAGGCTGTGTAGTTAAAGATTATAAAATAGTTTGCAAGGATGCCAAACACGAGCTACCTACAATTGAAGGAATACCTAAGGCTGAGGTTGAAGCTACTTCTTTGGTTAGGTATCAAGTATTGGGTCCTGGAAATGAGAGAGATACACCATCTTGTTCTTACTATCGGAGTGAGGACCAGCAGCGATCCTCCAATAGGCTAAAAGGAGTATCGACAGACAACGATGAATCAGAAGGAACTTTGCAGGATGAACAAGGCGCCGCTAAGAGACTTCGAAAACCAACAAAAAGATACATCGAGGAGCTCTCAGATACCGAGACACTTGACTCCACTGGGAAGCTTTCTTCACCAGGAAAAAGGGCTGCACATGGTGAGGTGTTACTCAGACAACGGGTTACTCCTTTACAAGAAGTTGATTCATTGAGTATAACTTATCCTACCCGGAAGGATACTTTTGGAGGATTTAGTGTGCATGTTCCTTATGCGTCAAGAATGAGAAGAGGGCGTCCTCGGAGAAACTTCATTTCATTCTTG GATGACGATCCTCCGGTGGAATGTCCTGAGGTTCAGATGGCAGTTGAGACGATGTCGGGAAAAGATGGTGAACATGTGAATCATGTAAACAGTGCTGTGGAAGTTCCACTAATG AAAAATACTGAGAAGAAAGGAGGGCATATAGAAACAGCTGAGAAGAAAGGAGGGCATATAGAAACAGCTGATAACAAGGAGATTCATTCCATAGAAGCAGACGACATTTGCAGAAGTGATGCCAAGACGAAAACAAAGCGGGGTTTGAAGCGGAAGCATCATCGAGCATGGACATTGTCTGAGGTTCTGAAGCTGGTCGATGGCGTGGCTCAGTTCGGGCCTGGCAAATGGTCTGAGATTAGAAGACTATCCTTTGCCTCGTATTCTTACCGCACCTCAGTGGATCTCAAG GATAAGTGGCGCAATCTGATCAGAGCCAGCCAGACACAGCTTTCGCCGGAAAATGATGTAATAATAACTCCTCCCATTTCAACTTATACGGATGCTCAACTTTTTTTTTTCCAATCAGCTCAGCTGTTCCCATCCTGTCCTGTTTGCTCCTGGATTACTGATTACTCACTTTCTTCACTATTCAATGGTGCTGAGCAGGGTGTTTGTCCGCGGAAAAGCAACCCTTCAATCATACCAGTACCACCGGCCATTTTGCTACGAGTGAAAGAGCTAGCTGAGCTTCAGCCGCAAGCCGGCAACCTGGCTGCGGCAATCAAGTTCTCAGGGCAGAGCAGCAAGGTGGCACAGGGGAGAG ATGTAGATCTGACAAAG TACCAAATCTTTGGGATGTCAAGATACTTTTCTGAGAGAAATGTGTCTGGAATTGATCCTATCGAGCACTACAAAAATATTATCTCTGAGTTGTTACTTGGAAAAGAAGGCACATTCTCTACTGGAGTTATAAAACAAACTGGAGTTGTTATGGCCCAATATAACCGCAAAGCAGGTGAAGATTCTCTTCCATTATTCATGGAAGAAATTAGGGGCCTTTCAAAATGTGACATGGAGAGATTAAAGCATGCTCTCCATGAGGTTTTTACAATCCTCAGTGATGAAGTTGATGAG ATATTTGGTTACATTTTCGCACTATCTGAATTTAGGTCTAAGAAGTTGCCATCAATCCATGGAAGCGGATCGTATGAGGACGGTATCGCCCCACCAAGTGTTAAAAAACAGAAAACTGTGACAGTTTCTACAATCGATGCTTATGAAGAATCGCATGGTCATATTGATTCAGATATCTTTGCACAG CTCACAAGAGATATCCGGCTGATAGAAGAAAGTGGCAAAACACGTCAAGAGGCTGCAGAGATGTTCTCCGATGGGTTGCTGCGGAAG CTTGCTAAAATGGAGCGAGGTGTTTATAATTTACTGGACACAGTGGCATCCAAGTGCAG ATCTATGACCACTCCTGAGAAGATTGAACTTGGTAGGCGCATCCGCAAACTCCCAGAGACGGCACTTGATTACATGGTGGAGGTCGTTAAAATGAGGAGACCTGAAATCTCGGTTTCTGATAAAGTATCATTCAACTTAGGAAGACTG GATGACACAACTTTGTGGAGACTGTACTACTATGTGGAAACTGCGCTAAAAGCAAAACGAGATCGGACGGTCACCCCTCCCTAG